A segment of the Desulfomicrobium escambiense DSM 10707 genome:
GAGAAGGAGTTCACCCTGGTCCCCCCCAAGGGGACCGAAGTCATCGAAGGCATGAAGGAAGAATGAGAAAATTGGGCCCGGAGTTCGAACGAACTCCGGGCCCCTTGGGTTCTGTTCAGACGGCCAGGAAGCGTAGGTAGAGGTCGCCCCGCCAGGGGCCCAGCCGGCGCCCCAGCCCGCGCAGGCGGATGGGCCGGCCGACCACGAAGTCGGGGGGCAGGGTCACGTCGATGGTCCGCGGCTCCGGGCTGAAGCGGTGCTTGATCTGCACGCGCAGGGTCGTGCCGGGGATGAGGGAGCGGGCGGGCATGCGCACGGTCTGGCGGTCGTCGAGCTGGCGCGCCGCCCAATCCTTGACCGAGGCCACGAGGCCCCGGCCCAGATTGAAATTCAGGTCGCGATCCCCCCATTTGACCTTGAGGCTCTTGGTCCGGATGGGTTCGGCAGGTTCCGTGCCGGGCTCCACGCCGCGCTTGAGCTTGCTGAAGATGTCCTCGAAGACCTGCTTGGCGAAGGGGTCGTTCAGGATGTCCCGCAGCACCTCCTCCTGTCTGGCCGAGAAGCCCCCGTAGGGCCGGCCGCCGCGCTTGATCTTGGCCTCCTCTTCCTGGCGGATGGTTTCGGCGCTGTAGCGCCGCCCGCCCTCGGAGTTGTCTTCGGGTTCGACCGGACGTTCCAGGTTCTTCTTCAGCAGCACGTAGGCTTCGTTCAGGCGGGTGAAACGCTGGGCCGCGCGCGCGTCGCCGGGGTTCAGGTCCGGGTGGTACCTGAAGGCCAGGCGGCGGTAGCTGGTCTTGATCTCGTCGAGGGTCGCGCCGGGCGAAACCTCCAGCAGGGAGTAGCACTCGGAGAGGCGCATCAGCTCTCTTCCGTCTTCCCGCACAGATCGGCGACGCGCAGGGCGCCGGCCTCGTCCTCGCGGCCGCTCTTGGCCAGGCCGCTGTCGAGAACGTAGGCCAGACCGACGCGCACGAACTCGGCGTGGCCGCTTTCGGCCACGATGCCCGGGCAGTAGTCCTGGGCCAGCTCCCAGCTCACGGCGTCGGCCAGGTTGCCGCGGAAGAACGGCCAGGCGCGGCAGACGTCGGGCTTGGCCGGGTGCACGGTGCAGGCCTTGTCGCGGTCGAAGAAGATGCAGTAGCCGTCGTCGCCGCAGCGCAGGACCGTCTTCTTGCCCTGGGGCTCGGTGAAGCGTTCGCGGAACTGGGCGACGTCAAGGCCCAGGAAGGCGGCCAGGCGTTCCTGTTCCGGGGCCGAAGCCACGATGCCTCCCCGGCCCTGGCAGCAATGGCCGCACATGCGGCAGTCGAATACGGATATGGTCATGATCGTTCCTCGCGTGGCCCCGACTTCAACCACAAGGGGCCGCCTTTGGCAAGGCCCGGCCCTTGACCTCTCGGCCCGCCCGGGGCTAGCACTTCGGCCAGCACAACGTCATCACAAGGATCGCCCATGAAAACCCGCATGCTACGCAACGAAGCACAATACGTCTGGGACATGCACGACGTCTTCACCCTGGGGGAACTCGGCCACCGCCGGCGCATGGACATGCATCCCGAAGGGGTCGTGACCTACATCGTCGACCGCAACATCAACTACACCAACGTCTGCGTGTCGGGCTGCAAGTTCTGCGCGTTCTTCAAGGGCCCGGGCGACGAGGGCGGGTACGTCCTGTCCACGGACGAGATCCTGGCCAAGGTCCAGGAAACCGTGGACTTGGGCGGCTACCAGATCCTGCTGCAGGGCGGCATGAACCCGGACCTGCCCCTGGCCTGGTACGCGGACCTCCTGCGGGCCCTGAAGACGAGTTTCCCGCAGGTGGCGGTGCACGGCTTTTCGCCCTCGGAAATATTCTACCTGAGCGGCAGGGAGTCGCGCCCCGTGGCCGATATTCTGACGCAGCTGCGCGAGGCCGGCCTCGATTCCATGCCCGGCGGCGGCGCCGAGATCCTGGTCGACGAGGTCAGAAACCGCGTCTCCCCGCGCAAGTGCTCGGCCGACCAGTGGCTTTCTGTCATGGAGACAGCCCATGGCCTGGGCATGCGCACCACGGCGACCATGATGTTCGGCCAGGGCGAGACCTTCGACCAGCGCATCGAGCACCTCGACCGCCTGCGCGACCTGCAGGACCGCACGGGCGGCTTCACGGCCTTCATCCCCTGGACCTTCCAGCCCCGCAACACGCGCATGGAGATGCCCGAGACCTCGTCCCACGAATACCTCAAGTTCCTGGCCCTGTGTCGCCTCTACCTCGACAACATCGACAACATCCAGGCCTCCTGGGTCACCCAGGGGCCCATGGTCGGCCAGCTGGCCCTGATGTGGGGCGCCAACGATATGGGCTCGACCATGCTGGAGGAGAACGTCGTGGCGGCCACGGGCGTGCACTTCCGCCTGCCCGAAGCCGAACTGCGCGTCCTGGTGCAGAAGGCCGGCTTCACTCCCAGGCGGCGGACCATGGACTATACCCTGTGCGAGGAGGTCGCGTGAGCTTTCTCTCCCTTGAGCGGATGCCCCTGTCCGAGGTGGCGGAGCGCACCGCACGCCTGCGTTTGCACCTGAACACGCTGAACCCGGCCGCGTCCGGCATACTTGTCTTCTCGCGTCTGGCGCTTTACCACCTGACCGGCGCCTGGGTCAGCGGCGTGCTGTGGGTGCCCATGGACGGCGAGGCCGTGCTCCTGTGCCGCAAGGGCATCGAGCGGGCGCAGCTCGACTCGCCCATGAGCCGCATCGTCGAGTTCAAGTCCTACTCCCAGCTGCCGACGCTGCTGCAGGACGCCGGCGTGCCCATGGGCGACGAGGTGGCCGTGGAGATGACGGGCCTGACCTGGTCCATGGGCGAACTGCTGCGCTCGAAGCTCCCCGGCGTGGTCCTGGCGCCCGGCGACACGGCCCTGGCCTGGACCCGGGCCGTGAAGACGCCCTGGGAGCTGGCCAAGCTGCGTCTGGCCGGAGAGCGACACGACAAGGCCCTGAACGACACCCTGCCGAACATGATCCGCCCGGGCATGACCGAGCGCGAGATCGCCCTGGCCGTGTGGGACGCCTTCTACAGCCACGGCCACCAGGGCATGATGCGCATGCAGAACGCGGGCGAGGAGATTTTTCTGGGGCATGTGGCGGCCGGCGACTCGGGCAACTACCCGACGGTCTTCAACGGCCCCCTGGGCCTGCGCGGGGCGCACCCGGTCCTGCCGTTCCTGGGCTACGCCGGCAAGGTCTGGCAGCGCGGCGAGCCCCTGGCGCTGGACTGCGGCTTCTGCCTGGAGGGCTACCACACGGACAAGACCCAGGTGTACTGGGCCGAGGAATCCGTCATCCCTGAGGAGGCCGACCGGGCCCAGGACTTCTGTCTGCAGATCCAGGAGCACCTGGCCAGCCGCCTGGTGCCGGGGGCCGTGCCGGCGGAACTGTACCGCGACTGCATCCGCATCGCCCTGGCCAACGGCATGGGCGAGGGGTTCATGGGCCTTGGGCGCAACAAGGTCGGGTTCCTGGGGCATGGCATCGGCCTGGCCATCGACGAGTGGCCCGTCCTCGCCCCGACCTTCGACCGTCCTCTGGAAGAGAACATGGTCCTGGCCCTGGAGCCCAAGATCGGCATCGCGGGCCTGGGCATGGTCGGCGTGGAGAACACCTTCGTGGTCACGCCCGAGGGCGGCAGATGCCTGACGGGCGAGCGCTTCGGGCCGACGTTCCCGGCTTAGGCGGGACTGGCGGCGGGGAGGGGATTGTGGCATGAATGAAAAATACGGATCGAAGCACTCGTTCCACCGAGGAAAAATGACCCCGAAACGCAAGCTCTGGCTCATCGACGCGAGCTACATGTTCAACGCCCGCCACAGCGTGCGCAGCGGCTACGAGTTCAGCTACCTGCGCCTGCGCCAGTACCTGGAGCAGGACGGCCCCATCTGGCGGGCCTACTACCTGAACTCCACGCCCAACCCGCCCTCGGACGGCCAGGACAATTTCCACCGCTGGCTGCGCAGCGGCCCGCCCATGGGGCCCAAGATCATCACCAAGTTCTACGGCCTCAAGCAGCAGCGGGCCGACAAGGCCTATTGCGAGGAGTGCGGGCAGAAGGTTTCCCTGCGCTGCCAGAACCAGAACGGCGAAACCACCCACCGGGTCTTCAACGAGATCCAGAAGGGCGTGGACGTGGGCATCGCCACCCTGTCCCTCATCCATCAGCGCAACTACGACACGCTGCTGCTGTCCTCGGGCGACTCGGACCTGCTCGACGCCGTGGAACACCTCTCGGAGCAGGGCAAGACCATCGAACTCGTGGTCTTCCGCGACGGGGTATCCTCGGAATTGCAGTGCCGGGCCGACCGCATTCACTGGATCAATGATTTCGCGACCGAAGTGGACAACGCAAGCCGCGAGCAGGCGGCCGAGGGCGACGGCCCCCAGGCAGGCTCCGCGGAGAGGAGGAACTCATGACCAGCCTCGAAAAGTTCGTCTCGCAGTACACCATGGGCGAGGAGATCGCCAACAGCATCACCCACGCCGTGGGCACGGGGATGTCCATCGCCGCCCTGGTGGTGCTCATCGTCTCGGCCGTGTCCCAGGGCGACGCCTGGCACGTGGTCAGCTTCTCCATCTTCGGGTCCACACTGATCCTGCTGTACCTGGCCTCGACCCTGTACCACGCCATCCCGCTGCCGGGCGCCAAGCGCATCCTCAAGACCCTGGACCACAGCGCCATCTTCCTGCTCATCGCCGGCACCTACACGCCCTTCATGCTGGTTTCCATGCGCGGCACCACCGGCTGGATCGTCTTCGCCGTGGTCTGGATTCTGGCCGTGGCGGGCGTGGTGCTCAAATGCTGCTTCGTGTACCGCTTCAAGCGACTGTCTCTGACCATCTACCTCGGCATGGGCTGGCTGTGCGTGCTGGTCATGCGCGACATGTACGCCTCCCTGCCGGGCACGAGCCTGACCTTGCTGGCCCTGGGCGGCCTGGCCTACACCCTGGGCGTGGTCTTCTACGTCTGGAAGCGCCTGCCCTACAGCCACGCCATCTGGCACCTCTTCGTCATCGCCGGCAGCACCCTGCATTTCTTCTCCGTGCTGCACACGCTCCCGGCCTGATTCCCGTGGCCGACTGGTTCGTCTACGTGCTGCGCTGCGGCGACGGCACGCTGTACACCGGCATCACCACCGACGTTTCCCGCCGCCTGTCCGAGCACGCCTCGGGCGGGCCCAGGGCCGCCAAGTACCTGCGCGGCCGCGGCCCCCTCGAATTGGCCTTTTCCGCGCCTGCAGGCGGCCGGTCGCGGGCCCTGACCCTCGAACGCTGGCTCAAGGGCCTGCCCCGCAGCCGCAAGGACGATCTGATCTGCGGCCGCCTGGCCTGGCCCGAATCCTAGCCGAACATCAGCCATTGCGGGCGGAAGATGAGCAGCAGCCCGACAGCCAGCATGAGCGCCCCGCCGAGCATCCGCGCGTAGCGGACGTAGGTCGTGGTCGCGCCCGTGACCTCCAGCGTCAGCATGGCCGCCACGAAGACGACGAGGTCGTCGACCATGTAGAAGAAGATGTAGAGGGCAATGTAGGAATAGTATTTCCAGGCCGGATACGCGTTCAGGGACAGGACCTGCGTGTAGATGGCCGGAAACCCCGCCGAGCAGACGACTTCCACCAGATTGACCATGAAGGCCAGGAGCGCGATCCCGATCAGGGACAGCAGCAGGCTGTGCTGCCCGATGACGGACCGCAGCCTGATGCGGAAGTGCTTGCGCCGCTCGCTGCCGTTCATCCTGCAACTGATTTCCTCGTTGGCCAGGGCGTCCCTGAGGCTGTACGCGCCTCCGGCCAGGGCGATGAGCCCGATCCCGACCCTGACCCACATGACGAGCCCGAAGAAGAGGATGAGGTTGAGCCAGGCAGCCATGAAGAGGAAATAGACCAAGGCCGAGGCGGCGATGAAGACGGTGCCCAGAAGCCACATGCGCGTGCGGTCCCGCATGCCGAGCAGCAGGCCGATCAGAAAGACCAGGGCCCACATGGCGCAGGGGTTGAACCCGTCCAGAAAGCCCATGACCACGGTCAGCAGGGGCAGGGAGAAAGCCAGGACGTCAATGTCGCCCAGCAGCGGGACGGTGATGATCCGCGTGCCCGGCGCAGTTGCCGCTTCGGGCGCCGCGTCGGGTGCGGCCTTCGGGGGCGGTGGCGCCTTTTCGCCTTCGCTGGTTCGACGGACCAGGTCCGGGCAGTCCCCAGGCAGGCATTTGGCGACCAGCGTCCTGATCATGTCCGGGGTGAAGGTCTCGTCGAAGCCTATGATGCATTCCTCCCCGACAACGAGGAAGGGGACGGCGACGGAGTGGGCGTTGAGCCGCTCGGCGACCCTTTCGAGCAGTTCCATGTTTTTCGTGTTGAAATAGACTTCGTACCGCTCGATGCGCAGGTTGCCGTAGCGGTTTTCGTATTCCCGGAGGAGCTTTTCCTCCTTGGCGCAGTGGGGGCAGCCCTGGCCGTAGAAGAAGTGCATGACGAAAGGGGGCGACGCGGCGTTAACGGCCGTCGGCGAAAGGAGAAGAACGAGAAGGAGGAAAAGGGCAGTGTGCATGCTTTCCCGCTCGGGCCGCGTTATGCGGCCCTTACAAAGAAAATAGCACATCGAAGGGCAAGGGGCTACTTTTTTGTCTCCACCGGCAGAACAAGTCGTCTTAAGGCCGCAGTTCCGCTTCGAGG
Coding sequences within it:
- a CDS encoding DnaJ domain-containing protein, producing the protein MRLSECYSLLEVSPGATLDEIKTSYRRLAFRYHPDLNPGDARAAQRFTRLNEAYVLLKKNLERPVEPEDNSEGGRRYSAETIRQEEEAKIKRGGRPYGGFSARQEEVLRDILNDPFAKQVFEDIFSKLKRGVEPGTEPAEPIRTKSLKVKWGDRDLNFNLGRGLVASVKDWAARQLDDRQTVRMPARSLIPGTTLRVQIKHRFSPEPRTIDVTLPPDFVVGRPIRLRGLGRRLGPWRGDLYLRFLAV
- a CDS encoding YkgJ family cysteine cluster protein, whose translation is MTISVFDCRMCGHCCQGRGGIVASAPEQERLAAFLGLDVAQFRERFTEPQGKKTVLRCGDDGYCIFFDRDKACTVHPAKPDVCRAWPFFRGNLADAVSWELAQDYCPGIVAESGHAEFVRVGLAYVLDSGLAKSGREDEAGALRVADLCGKTEES
- the mqnC gene encoding cyclic dehypoxanthinyl futalosine synthase: MKTRMLRNEAQYVWDMHDVFTLGELGHRRRMDMHPEGVVTYIVDRNINYTNVCVSGCKFCAFFKGPGDEGGYVLSTDEILAKVQETVDLGGYQILLQGGMNPDLPLAWYADLLRALKTSFPQVAVHGFSPSEIFYLSGRESRPVADILTQLREAGLDSMPGGGAEILVDEVRNRVSPRKCSADQWLSVMETAHGLGMRTTATMMFGQGETFDQRIEHLDRLRDLQDRTGGFTAFIPWTFQPRNTRMEMPETSSHEYLKFLALCRLYLDNIDNIQASWVTQGPMVGQLALMWGANDMGSTMLEENVVAATGVHFRLPEAELRVLVQKAGFTPRRRTMDYTLCEEVA
- a CDS encoding M24 family metallopeptidase, with translation MSFLSLERMPLSEVAERTARLRLHLNTLNPAASGILVFSRLALYHLTGAWVSGVLWVPMDGEAVLLCRKGIERAQLDSPMSRIVEFKSYSQLPTLLQDAGVPMGDEVAVEMTGLTWSMGELLRSKLPGVVLAPGDTALAWTRAVKTPWELAKLRLAGERHDKALNDTLPNMIRPGMTEREIALAVWDAFYSHGHQGMMRMQNAGEEIFLGHVAAGDSGNYPTVFNGPLGLRGAHPVLPFLGYAGKVWQRGEPLALDCGFCLEGYHTDKTQVYWAEESVIPEEADRAQDFCLQIQEHLASRLVPGAVPAELYRDCIRIALANGMGEGFMGLGRNKVGFLGHGIGLAIDEWPVLAPTFDRPLEENMVLALEPKIGIAGLGMVGVENTFVVTPEGGRCLTGERFGPTFPA
- a CDS encoding NYN domain-containing protein, with translation MTPKRKLWLIDASYMFNARHSVRSGYEFSYLRLRQYLEQDGPIWRAYYLNSTPNPPSDGQDNFHRWLRSGPPMGPKIITKFYGLKQQRADKAYCEECGQKVSLRCQNQNGETTHRVFNEIQKGVDVGIATLSLIHQRNYDTLLLSSGDSDLLDAVEHLSEQGKTIELVVFRDGVSSELQCRADRIHWINDFATEVDNASREQAAEGDGPQAGSAERRNS
- the trhA gene encoding PAQR family membrane homeostasis protein TrhA; the encoded protein is MTSLEKFVSQYTMGEEIANSITHAVGTGMSIAALVVLIVSAVSQGDAWHVVSFSIFGSTLILLYLASTLYHAIPLPGAKRILKTLDHSAIFLLIAGTYTPFMLVSMRGTTGWIVFAVVWILAVAGVVLKCCFVYRFKRLSLTIYLGMGWLCVLVMRDMYASLPGTSLTLLALGGLAYTLGVVFYVWKRLPYSHAIWHLFVIAGSTLHFFSVLHTLPA
- a CDS encoding GIY-YIG nuclease family protein, translated to MADWFVYVLRCGDGTLYTGITTDVSRRLSEHASGGPRAAKYLRGRGPLELAFSAPAGGRSRALTLERWLKGLPRSRKDDLICGRLAWPES